The Fulvivirga ligni genome window below encodes:
- a CDS encoding response regulator transcription factor — MKVLVVEDEKDLLESVIESLEQEGYTVESAMDMTSALMKIAAFNYDCILLDITLPDGNGLKLLEELKKDNKNDGVIIVSAKDAIEDKIHGLNLGADDYLPKPFHMAELHARVKSIIRRRKLDGSNVLNYNGLTIDPDNHTVEFKESQISLNRKEFDVLFYLATNDKRLVSKMAIAEHVWGDHVDEADDYEFVYSQIKNLRRKLKAHQAPVNIKAVYGVGYKLEVI; from the coding sequence ATGAAGGTACTTGTTGTTGAGGATGAAAAGGATTTGTTGGAAAGTGTAATCGAATCATTGGAGCAGGAGGGCTACACTGTAGAGTCAGCCATGGATATGACCAGCGCGTTGATGAAGATTGCAGCCTTTAATTATGACTGCATACTACTTGATATAACTTTGCCAGATGGCAATGGCCTTAAGTTGCTAGAAGAACTCAAAAAAGACAATAAAAATGATGGTGTGATCATCGTTTCCGCCAAAGATGCTATTGAAGATAAAATTCACGGGCTTAACCTCGGAGCCGATGATTATTTACCTAAACCTTTTCACATGGCTGAGCTACATGCCAGGGTCAAATCCATCATCAGGCGCCGGAAGTTGGATGGTAGTAATGTGCTTAATTACAATGGTTTAACTATCGATCCCGATAATCATACGGTTGAATTTAAAGAAAGCCAAATTAGCCTGAACCGCAAAGAATTTGATGTGCTTTTTTACCTGGCTACTAATGATAAGAGGTTGGTTTCTAAAATGGCCATCGCAGAACATGTCTGGGGAGATCATGTGGATGAGGCTGATGACTATGAGTTTGTGTATTCTCAAATAAAAAACTTGAGGAGAAAACTAAAGGCACATCAGGCCCCGGTAAATATAAAAGCTGTTTATGGTGTGGGATATAAGCTGGAGGTAATATGA
- a CDS encoding TonB-dependent receptor: MLRKLILSFFLINFSLISYAQKITGRVVDESNRAVEEAYILNERTGNHTHTEHFGQFFMVNTMMGDTLQVSHIGYEPASFVVNDLNQEYRITLKEKVISLDEIMVSPELDAINVLTDINIKTSPVNTSQELLRQVPGLVIGQHAGGGKAEQIFLRGFDIDHGTDISISVDGMPVNMVSHAHGQGYADLHFLIPETIDNINFGKGPYYADQGDFTTTGYVGFKTKDKLNNSLIKLEAGQYNTQRFLGMFQVVDKDDQSAYFAADYNLTDGPFDSPQNFSRLNLMAKYSGKVSDMDKISLSASHFTSSWDASGQVPQRAIDNGTISRFGAIDDTEGGKTSRTNLIFNYIKGIDENTFVKSTAFYADYEFELFSNFTFFLNDPENGDQIHQKEQRDLFGLKSELNKSLKIGFNDALFQFGAGFRNDQSHDNELSHTLNRTVTLDTLALGDIDQTNMFSYVNLSYNVGKWVINPSVRFDYFKFNYYDKTLPIYQTQAENEGIVSPKLNVLYNPSRELQLYLKTGKGFHSNDTRVVVAQNGKEILPAAWGSDLGMIWKPTPKLFINAAYWYLFLEQEFVYVGDEAVVEPSGRTRRQGVDFSFRYQPVSWLYWNTDVNYTLARSADDPEGENYIPLAPDFTIMSGLSVIHPSGIYGGAHLRHIDHRPANEDNSIVAEGYTVVDLNLGYQWKNFDLGINIQNLFNVDWNETQFATESRLQNETEPVEEIHFTPGSPFWLKASIGYKF, encoded by the coding sequence ATGTTGCGCAAACTTATATTGTCCTTTTTTCTCATTAATTTTTCCCTTATTAGCTATGCTCAAAAGATTACCGGTAGGGTAGTGGATGAGTCTAATAGAGCTGTAGAAGAGGCTTATATTCTTAATGAAAGAACAGGTAACCATACTCATACAGAGCATTTTGGGCAATTTTTTATGGTGAATACCATGATGGGCGATACACTTCAGGTCAGTCACATTGGTTATGAGCCTGCATCGTTTGTGGTAAATGATCTAAACCAGGAATATCGTATTACCCTTAAAGAAAAAGTGATTTCCTTAGATGAAATCATGGTTTCACCAGAGCTGGATGCGATTAATGTGCTTACGGATATCAATATCAAAACTAGCCCTGTAAATACTTCCCAAGAGCTTTTGCGCCAGGTTCCCGGTCTGGTGATTGGCCAGCATGCTGGTGGAGGTAAGGCCGAGCAAATTTTCCTTAGAGGCTTTGATATTGATCACGGTACGGACATTAGCATCTCCGTGGATGGTATGCCAGTTAATATGGTCTCTCACGCTCATGGCCAGGGCTATGCAGACTTACATTTTCTTATCCCGGAAACTATAGACAATATTAACTTTGGTAAGGGACCTTACTACGCAGACCAGGGCGATTTTACCACTACAGGCTATGTAGGATTTAAAACCAAGGATAAACTCAATAACAGTTTGATCAAACTTGAAGCAGGTCAGTACAATACACAACGTTTTCTGGGTATGTTTCAGGTAGTCGATAAAGATGATCAGTCGGCCTACTTTGCTGCAGATTATAACCTAACTGATGGCCCCTTTGATAGTCCTCAAAATTTCAGTCGATTGAACCTGATGGCTAAGTATAGTGGCAAGGTGTCTGACATGGATAAAATCAGCCTGTCAGCCTCTCATTTTACCAGTTCCTGGGATGCTTCAGGCCAGGTGCCACAGCGAGCAATTGATAACGGCACCATTTCCAGGTTCGGTGCTATTGATGATACGGAGGGCGGTAAGACTAGTCGTACTAATCTGATTTTCAATTATATAAAAGGTATTGATGAAAACACTTTTGTTAAGAGCACAGCCTTTTATGCTGATTATGAATTTGAGCTATTTTCAAATTTCACTTTTTTTCTCAATGATCCTGAAAACGGAGATCAGATACATCAAAAAGAGCAACGAGATCTGTTTGGTTTGAAGAGTGAGTTAAATAAATCCTTGAAAATAGGCTTTAATGATGCGCTTTTCCAATTTGGCGCAGGTTTTAGAAATGACCAGAGTCATGATAATGAGCTTTCTCATACCCTAAACCGCACCGTTACGTTGGATACACTGGCTTTAGGTGATATCGATCAGACTAATATGTTTAGTTATGTCAATCTTAGTTATAACGTGGGTAAATGGGTGATTAACCCATCGGTTCGGTTTGACTATTTTAAATTCAATTATTATGATAAGACCTTGCCAATATATCAAACACAAGCTGAAAATGAGGGTATTGTAAGTCCAAAGTTGAATGTGTTATACAATCCCTCCAGGGAGCTGCAGTTATACCTCAAAACAGGCAAAGGCTTTCATTCTAACGATACACGTGTAGTAGTGGCTCAAAATGGTAAGGAGATTTTACCCGCAGCATGGGGTTCTGACCTAGGTATGATTTGGAAACCAACCCCTAAATTATTTATAAATGCAGCTTATTGGTACCTATTCCTGGAGCAGGAGTTTGTTTATGTAGGTGACGAAGCCGTGGTAGAACCTAGCGGAAGAACCCGCAGACAAGGAGTTGACTTCAGTTTTAGATACCAGCCTGTATCATGGTTATATTGGAATACAGACGTAAACTACACCCTGGCAAGGTCCGCTGACGACCCTGAAGGGGAAAATTATATACCGCTAGCTCCTGATTTTACCATTATGAGTGGACTGAGCGTTATTCATCCATCCGGCATATACGGAGGAGCTCACCTAAGACATATTGATCACAGACCCGCCAATGAAGATAATTCTATCGTGGCCGAAGGCTACACAGTGGTTGATCTTAACCTTGGCTATCAATGGAAAAACTTCGATCTCGGCATCAACATACAAAACCTCTTCAATGTAGACTGGAACGAGACTCAGTTCGCCACAGAATCACGATTGCAGAACGAAACAGAACCAGTAGAAGAAATTCATTTTACCCCAGGATCTCCATTCTGGCTGAAAGCTTCCATTGGCTACAAGTTTTAA
- a CDS encoding IS3 family transposase (programmed frameshift), which produces MKKARREFDKEFKQMAVNLCLAGKSTREVADELGLRTELVTRWKREYNEYKDGSFSGHGKQNLTSEQKEIARLKRELHETQLERDILKKGSKHLLQGRQQIFRFIKEYNHKFGVERMCKVLKVSRSGFYSWSNRRPSMRKLETEKVSACIRNIHSNSRGRYGSPKITEELRDLGWRISRPRVARIMREQGIRSIICRKFRGTTTQSRHNYPVAKNLLNRDFQAKLPGHKWVSDITYIPTNQGWMYLTIIMDLYDRKIIGWSLSRSMACHDTIWPAWRMALINRPTTNQLIFHSDRGVQYATYSFSDHLTSKGIQQSMSRKGNCWDNAVAENFFKILKSELVKHTNFYSILQAKNDLFEFIEIWYNRKRKHSHLGYKTPEQFNNHNYSKCA; this is translated from the exons ATGAAAAAAGCAAGAAGAGAGTTTGACAAGGAGTTTAAACAAATGGCAGTGAACCTGTGCCTTGCAGGAAAAAGTACAAGAGAAGTAGCTGATGAGCTTGGTTTAAGGACTGAGCTTGTTACTCGATGGAAACGTGAATACAATGAGTACAAAGATGGTAGTTTTTCAGGTCACGGTAAGCAGAATTTAACCTCGGAACAAAAGGAGATAGCCCGTTTAAAACGAGAACTGCATGAAACCCAACTAGAAAGGGATATCTTAAAAAAGG GCAGTAAGCATCTTCTCCAAGGGAGACAACAAATATTCCGGTTCATAAAGGAATACAATCACAAATTTGGTGTTGAGAGGATGTGTAAAGTACTTAAAGTCAGCAGAAGTGGTTTCTATAGTTGGAGCAACAGAAGGCCATCAATGAGGAAGTTGGAGACTGAAAAGGTATCCGCATGTATCAGGAATATACATAGCAATAGCAGAGGAAGGTATGGTAGCCCGAAGATCACCGAGGAGTTACGAGACCTGGGTTGGCGTATCTCTCGCCCCAGAGTGGCAAGAATCATGCGTGAACAGGGCATTAGAAGTATTATTTGCAGAAAATTCAGAGGAACTACTACCCAATCAAGACACAACTATCCTGTAGCTAAAAACCTATTAAACAGAGATTTTCAGGCAAAACTTCCGGGGCATAAATGGGTCTCTGATATTACCTACATCCCCACTAATCAAGGCTGGATGTATTTAACCATCATAATGGATTTGTACGATCGAAAGATTATAGGATGGTCATTGAGTAGGTCTATGGCCTGCCATGATACAATATGGCCAGCCTGGAGAATGGCTTTAATTAATAGGCCAACAACAAACCAATTAATATTTCATTCCGACCGGGGAGTTCAGTATGCCACCTATTCCTTTTCAGATCACCTCACAAGTAAGGGTATACAACAAAGCATGAGTAGAAAAGGTAATTGCTGGGATAATGCTGTGGCAGAAAACTTCTTTAAGATACTGAAGTCAGAACTGGTCAAGCATACCAATTTCTATAGTATTCTTCAGGCCAAGAATGACCTGTTCGAATTCATAGAAATATGGTATAATAGAAAAAGAAAACATTCGCACTTAGGATATAAAACGCCTGAACAATTTAATAATCATAACTATTCAAAATGTGCTTAA
- a CDS encoding efflux RND transporter periplasmic adaptor subunit — translation MNATVKKVLIVVIVLAAIGFIVYPKLFSNQSEAPEGGAEAAPANQALPVTALVVQEKSLDNSLRATGSLQANESIQLRSEVSGIVESIHFKEGQKVQKGQLLLNINDDEILAEIEKLKFTRKLNEDISDRQQKLLAKEAISKEEYETAMTTLNTTLADIKVREAQLAKHHIRAPFSGIIGLRSISEGSYLNPADNIVSLYSVNPIKIDFSVPGKYLADVNPGDKITFTTDSYNETFHGEIYAIEPQIDPQTRSLRLRALCPNDDNKLLPGQFAKITLTLDTYDSALMIPTEAIIPELNGKKVFIYKNGVAESRQVETGIRTADKVQITAGLNPGDTVLTSGTLQLNQGTPVELEIQNAQ, via the coding sequence ATGAATGCTACTGTGAAAAAAGTACTGATCGTTGTAATTGTATTAGCAGCCATTGGTTTTATTGTTTACCCTAAGTTATTTTCAAATCAGTCTGAGGCCCCGGAAGGAGGTGCGGAAGCTGCTCCTGCTAATCAGGCGTTGCCAGTTACGGCCCTTGTGGTGCAGGAAAAGTCTCTGGATAACTCTCTAAGAGCTACCGGATCATTGCAAGCCAATGAGTCTATTCAGCTCCGCTCTGAGGTTTCCGGAATTGTTGAAAGCATACATTTTAAGGAAGGACAGAAAGTGCAGAAAGGTCAACTGCTGCTTAATATTAATGATGATGAAATATTAGCTGAAATTGAGAAGCTGAAGTTTACCAGAAAGCTCAATGAAGATATCAGTGACCGTCAACAGAAGCTTTTAGCTAAAGAAGCTATTAGCAAGGAGGAGTATGAAACGGCCATGACTACTCTGAATACCACTTTGGCAGATATAAAGGTGAGAGAGGCGCAGTTGGCCAAGCATCACATTAGAGCTCCATTTTCAGGTATTATTGGTTTACGATCTATAAGTGAGGGTAGCTACCTGAATCCAGCCGATAATATTGTGAGTTTATACAGCGTAAATCCAATTAAAATTGATTTTTCTGTTCCCGGAAAATATTTAGCTGATGTAAACCCCGGTGATAAGATCACTTTTACCACTGACTCTTACAATGAGACTTTTCATGGTGAAATATATGCGATAGAGCCACAGATTGATCCACAAACCAGAAGCTTAAGACTGAGAGCTCTGTGCCCTAACGACGATAATAAGTTACTTCCAGGCCAGTTTGCGAAAATTACATTGACATTAGACACGTATGACAGTGCGCTAATGATACCTACCGAAGCTATTATACCTGAGCTAAACGGCAAGAAGGTATTTATCTACAAGAATGGTGTTGCTGAATCCAGACAAGTGGAAACAGGCATTAGAACTGCGGATAAAGTACAGATTACGGCTGGGCTTAATCCGGGAGATACGGTGCTTACCTCCGGAACTTTACAATTGAATCAAGGTACTCCTGTAGAATTAGAAATCCAGAACGCGCAATGA
- a CDS encoding efflux RND transporter permease subunit, with protein MSLATISVDRPVLAIVMSITIIIFGVVGFNFLGVREYPSVDPPIITVSTSYAGANSDVIETQITEPLEESINGIEGIKTLSSTSNEGRSTIRVEFGLDTDLEAAANDVRDKVSRAIRNLPPDADPPIVSKADADSSPILALRIFSKQRNLLEMSEIAENTFKENFQTIEGVSEVRVWGEKRYSIRLWMDPDKLAAYKVTPLDVYNAVEAQNLELPSGRIEGNSTELTVRTLGRLNTPDQYDDLIIRDDEFGLIRFRDVGRAEFYPENDRTVLKNNGTPMVMTAIVPQPGTNNLSIAEAFYKRLEDIKRNLPNDIEVSVSFDNTEYIQDSINEVQETIYMAFILVVLIIFIFLRDWRTTFIPVVTVPISLIGVFFLMYLFDFSINVLTLLGIVLSIGLVVDDAIVVLENIYTKIEKGQEPHEAGKEGTNEIFFAVIATTVALTAVFFPIIFLQGITGRLFREFGLVVAGSVIISSFVALTLTPMLSSNMLKKREKQNWIYNKTEPFFNWLNEKYGNALDSFMSFKWLAFVIIILSAAGIYFSLKFLPEELAPMEDRGTFRIMATGPEGATFDYMDFYVDQMIQLGEKEVPEAESIISITSPGFGSGSVNSAFIIAKLKDAENRERSQSQIVDDLKPKIAKNTRARAFVSQPQTIGGRGGGLPVQYVIQATTLDKLKAVLPQFREKAQASGIFDFVDLDLKFNKPELNVTIDRDKARDLGVSVRNIAQTLQLTLSGQRFGYFVKDGKQYYIIGQVERDNRNDPLDLKSIYVESDEGELIQMDNLVTLTEESTPPQLYRYNRFASATFSASLAPGYTLGAGIEEMNRIADEVLDGSYSTALAGSSLEYQESASNLYFAFGFALVLIYLVLSAQFESFRDPLIIMFTVPLALAGALGSLWIYGQSLNIFSQIGIIMLIGLVTKNGILIVEFANQRKAHDMDMTEAIVGAAKARFRPILMTSLSTILGILPIALALGAGSESRVSMGIAVIGGMVFATLLTLFVIPAIYTFISTKDKRLARS; from the coding sequence ATGAGTTTAGCTACCATTAGTGTCGACAGGCCCGTACTGGCCATTGTGATGTCTATCACCATCATCATTTTTGGTGTAGTAGGCTTTAACTTCCTGGGAGTAAGAGAGTACCCCAGTGTTGACCCTCCGATTATCACCGTTTCTACCAGCTATGCCGGGGCCAACTCCGACGTAATAGAAACACAGATTACGGAGCCCTTAGAAGAATCCATTAACGGTATTGAGGGTATCAAAACATTAAGTTCTACATCTAACGAAGGTAGAAGCACCATTCGTGTAGAGTTTGGACTAGATACCGACTTGGAGGCCGCGGCCAATGATGTGCGTGATAAAGTATCTCGAGCCATCAGAAACCTACCGCCAGATGCTGACCCTCCAATAGTTTCGAAAGCAGATGCTGACTCCTCTCCTATTCTGGCACTCAGAATTTTCAGTAAGCAGCGTAACCTGTTGGAGATGTCCGAAATAGCTGAAAACACTTTCAAGGAAAACTTCCAAACCATAGAAGGTGTAAGTGAAGTGCGTGTTTGGGGTGAGAAAAGATATTCTATAAGGCTTTGGATGGATCCCGATAAACTAGCCGCCTACAAAGTAACGCCACTGGATGTTTACAATGCAGTGGAAGCGCAAAACCTGGAGCTGCCGTCTGGTAGAATTGAAGGAAACAGTACTGAGCTTACTGTAAGGACATTAGGCCGATTAAACACACCTGATCAATATGATGACTTGATCATTCGTGATGACGAATTTGGATTGATCAGATTTAGAGATGTTGGTCGTGCTGAGTTTTATCCTGAAAATGACAGAACGGTATTAAAGAACAATGGTACTCCTATGGTAATGACGGCCATAGTACCTCAGCCAGGAACAAACAACCTCAGCATTGCGGAAGCCTTCTACAAACGGTTGGAAGATATTAAGCGCAACTTACCCAATGACATTGAGGTATCTGTGAGCTTTGATAATACGGAATATATCCAGGACTCTATTAATGAGGTACAGGAAACCATTTATATGGCCTTTATCCTGGTGGTGTTGATCATTTTTATATTCTTGCGCGACTGGAGAACCACATTCATCCCTGTGGTGACCGTGCCGATCAGTCTTATAGGTGTATTCTTCTTAATGTACCTTTTCGACTTCTCTATTAACGTGCTCACGCTATTAGGAATAGTACTTTCTATCGGTTTGGTAGTAGATGATGCTATTGTGGTATTAGAAAACATTTACACCAAAATAGAAAAAGGCCAGGAACCACATGAGGCAGGTAAAGAAGGTACTAATGAGATTTTCTTTGCCGTAATCGCGACGACAGTGGCCCTTACAGCGGTATTCTTTCCTATCATATTCCTTCAGGGAATTACCGGTCGTTTATTCCGTGAGTTTGGTTTGGTTGTAGCAGGTTCTGTTATCATTTCCAGCTTTGTGGCCCTTACTTTAACTCCGATGCTTTCTTCTAACATGCTGAAGAAGAGAGAAAAGCAAAACTGGATTTATAACAAAACCGAGCCTTTCTTTAATTGGCTGAATGAAAAATATGGCAATGCACTTGACAGCTTCATGAGTTTTAAATGGTTGGCATTCGTGATCATCATTCTTTCTGCAGCAGGTATCTACTTCAGTTTGAAGTTCTTACCAGAAGAGCTTGCTCCTATGGAAGATAGAGGAACTTTCAGAATTATGGCCACAGGCCCGGAAGGTGCCACTTTCGATTACATGGATTTCTATGTTGATCAAATGATTCAACTGGGAGAAAAGGAAGTACCTGAGGCTGAGTCAATTATATCAATCACTTCACCCGGGTTTGGTTCTGGATCAGTAAACAGTGCATTTATCATTGCCAAGCTGAAGGATGCTGAAAACAGAGAAAGAAGCCAATCGCAAATAGTGGATGACCTTAAACCAAAGATTGCTAAGAACACCAGAGCTCGAGCTTTCGTATCACAACCTCAAACCATTGGTGGTCGTGGTGGTGGTCTTCCTGTGCAATATGTGATTCAGGCCACTACCTTAGATAAGTTGAAAGCTGTACTACCTCAATTTAGAGAAAAAGCACAGGCAAGTGGTATCTTTGATTTTGTAGACCTTGATTTGAAATTCAATAAACCAGAACTCAACGTTACCATCGATAGAGATAAGGCCAGAGATTTGGGAGTTTCGGTAAGAAATATTGCTCAAACGCTGCAGCTCACGCTCAGTGGGCAACGTTTTGGCTACTTTGTAAAGGATGGTAAGCAGTATTACATCATCGGGCAGGTAGAAAGAGACAATAGAAATGATCCTTTAGACTTAAAATCAATCTATGTAGAAAGTGATGAAGGAGAACTTATTCAAATGGATAATCTCGTTACACTTACCGAGGAAAGTACTCCACCTCAGCTTTATAGATACAACCGTTTTGCATCAGCTACTTTCTCTGCCAGTCTAGCTCCAGGCTACACATTGGGTGCTGGCATAGAAGAGATGAACAGAATAGCTGATGAAGTCTTAGACGGTTCTTACAGTACTGCTCTGGCTGGTAGCTCTCTAGAATATCAGGAAAGTGCCAGTAACTTGTATTTTGCCTTTGGCTTCGCATTGGTACTCATCTACTTAGTGCTTTCAGCCCAGTTTGAGAGCTTCAGAGATCCATTGATTATCATGTTCACAGTGCCTTTAGCTCTGGCAGGAGCACTTGGTTCATTATGGATATATGGTCAATCATTGAACATTTTTAGCCAAATTGGTATTATCATGCTCATTGGTCTGGTTACGAAAAATGGTATTCTTATCGTAGAGTTTGCCAACCAAAGAAAGGCTCATGATATGGACATGACCGAGGCCATAGTGGGAGCTGCTAAGGCGCGTTTCCGCCCTATTCTTATGACGAGCTTATCTACCATATTAGGTATTCTGCCTATAGCCTTAGCATTGGGTGCTGGCTCAGAAAGTAGAGTTTCAATGGGTATAGCGGTAATTGGAGGAATGGTTTTCGCCACGCTCCTAACGCTTTTTGTTATACCAGCCATTTATACGTTTATCAGCACTAAAGACAAAAGATTAGCGAGGTCATGA
- a CDS encoding TolC family protein, which translates to MRRISIVLIMIVAATFGVNAQNTLSLEEAIQVALENNYSIKIAKNEVELNDNNLTLGNAGFLPSLIADYQRSYGNQSYEQQRATGDLNTGDNVKSNRQAISATLNWTVFDGLKMFTTFDQLAVLSRQSEENLQANIELLIYNITAAYYSAAQEKERLLSFTSNVGLSEERLQIANDKYQLGKASKLEFLQAKVDLNTDKSSLIQQKELLAVRKYELLRLMAVKNDSINFTLNYEVVNDTTLILPSLLDKLDMQNPQLLALKREQTIAMYNEKLAKGDLLPQVDLFATYTRSNFETPAGFALSGNSRDLTYGVSASWTLFNGLNVWRRAQNAKILSETTMYQYEDQLIEFETTVKTTYINYQNNLELLKLEEANLDVAKENNEIAKERYDIGLSNPVELRESQVNLVNAQIRYQNAAFAAKQAEVQLKYLSGLLIQEE; encoded by the coding sequence ATGAGGAGAATAAGCATAGTTTTAATAATGATAGTGGCTGCTACCTTTGGAGTCAATGCACAAAACACATTATCACTGGAAGAGGCTATTCAGGTAGCCTTGGAAAACAACTACTCAATTAAGATAGCAAAGAATGAAGTAGAGCTAAATGATAACAACCTCACCTTGGGAAATGCGGGCTTCTTACCTTCACTTATTGCTGATTATCAGCGTTCTTATGGAAATCAATCTTATGAGCAGCAACGTGCTACCGGCGATTTAAATACTGGTGATAATGTAAAAAGTAACAGACAAGCAATCAGTGCTACGCTGAACTGGACAGTGTTTGATGGCCTTAAAATGTTTACCACCTTTGACCAACTTGCTGTACTAAGTCGACAAAGTGAGGAAAACTTACAAGCTAATATAGAACTATTAATCTATAACATCACCGCTGCCTACTATTCAGCAGCTCAAGAAAAAGAAAGATTACTATCCTTTACCAGTAACGTAGGGCTATCTGAGGAACGCCTTCAAATAGCCAATGATAAATATCAGCTGGGAAAAGCATCGAAGCTAGAGTTTCTTCAGGCTAAAGTGGATTTAAACACTGATAAATCTTCATTGATTCAACAAAAGGAATTGCTGGCAGTACGAAAGTATGAGCTTTTAAGACTGATGGCTGTAAAAAATGATAGTATCAATTTTACATTAAACTATGAGGTGGTGAATGATACCACGCTTATACTCCCCTCTTTGTTAGATAAGTTAGATATGCAAAACCCTCAGCTGCTAGCGCTAAAAAGAGAGCAGACTATAGCGATGTATAATGAGAAGCTTGCTAAAGGAGACCTATTGCCACAAGTTGACTTATTTGCCACATATACTCGTTCAAACTTCGAAACACCAGCAGGATTTGCTCTTAGCGGTAACTCCAGAGATTTAACCTATGGCGTATCTGCCTCCTGGACGCTTTTTAACGGCCTTAATGTATGGCGAAGAGCCCAGAATGCCAAGATACTATCAGAAACCACCATGTATCAGTATGAGGATCAATTGATTGAGTTCGAGACTACCGTAAAAACCACTTACATCAATTACCAGAATAATTTAGAATTACTGAAACTGGAGGAAGCCAACCTTGACGTAGCAAAAGAGAACAACGAGATAGCAAAAGAAAGGTATGATATAGGCCTATCTAACCCTGTAGAGCTAAGAGAATCTCAGGTAAATTTAGTCAATGCCCAGATAAGATATCAAAATGCAGCCTTTGCCGCCAAGCAGGCAGAAGTTCAATTGAAATATTTAAGCGGATTATTGATTCAGGAGGAATAA
- a CDS encoding type I phosphomannose isomerase catalytic subunit, whose translation MSEQLYPLKFKTIYKDKIWGGSKIKDVLHKDFSPLPNCGETWELSGVEGNVSFVSNGSLEGEPLTGLIAKYKGELVGEKVFETYGAKFPLLIKFIDANEDLSIQVHPDDKLAQERHNSFGKTEMWYIIQADEDATLITGFNQEVSKEKYLEYFEAGKLTEILNKEKVDKDDVFFIPAGRVHTIGKGVMLAEIQQSSDITYRIYDFDRTDDKGNKRELHVEEAVDAIDYKHYDEYKSNKPLELNKSTAIVECPFFETNRMVLDAEMVKDYSSLDSFVILVFLEGNTTITAGDTTMDATMGDVVLIPASIKDIKLTPEGESKVLETYIPV comes from the coding sequence ATGTCAGAGCAATTATATCCACTAAAATTTAAAACCATCTATAAAGACAAGATCTGGGGTGGTAGTAAAATAAAGGATGTTCTTCATAAAGATTTTTCGCCGCTACCTAACTGTGGCGAGACCTGGGAACTTTCTGGTGTAGAAGGTAATGTATCTTTCGTTTCTAATGGAAGTTTAGAAGGAGAACCTTTAACTGGCCTTATAGCCAAGTATAAAGGAGAATTAGTAGGAGAGAAGGTGTTTGAAACTTACGGAGCTAAATTTCCGCTTTTAATTAAGTTTATTGATGCTAACGAAGACCTTTCTATTCAGGTGCATCCTGATGATAAACTGGCTCAGGAAAGACATAACTCTTTCGGTAAAACAGAGATGTGGTATATCATTCAGGCAGACGAAGATGCTACTTTGATTACTGGTTTTAATCAGGAAGTTAGTAAAGAAAAGTATCTGGAATACTTCGAGGCTGGTAAACTCACTGAGATCTTAAATAAAGAAAAAGTGGATAAGGATGATGTGTTCTTCATTCCTGCCGGACGAGTACACACTATCGGTAAAGGGGTAATGCTGGCTGAAATTCAGCAAAGTTCCGACATCACATACAGGATCTACGATTTTGACAGAACCGATGATAAAGGCAATAAACGTGAGCTACATGTAGAAGAAGCGGTGGATGCTATCGACTACAAACATTATGATGAGTATAAATCTAATAAGCCACTTGAGTTAAATAAATCAACTGCCATAGTAGAATGTCCGTTCTTTGAAACTAACAGAATGGTGCTTGATGCAGAGATGGTAAAAGATTATTCGTCTCTAGATTCATTCGTGATCCTTGTATTCTTAGAAGGTAATACAACAATCACAGCCGGTGACACCACTATGGATGCCACCATGGGAGATGTGGTTCTTATTCCGGCTTCTATTAAAGATATCAAACTTACTCCTGAAGGGGAAAGTAAGGTGTTGGAGACTTATATTCCGGTTTAA